Proteins co-encoded in one Streptomyces sp. NBC_01283 genomic window:
- the pyk gene encoding pyruvate kinase, giving the protein MRRAKIVCTLGPATDSYDQIKALVEAGMDVARFNLSHGTYAEHEERYQRVRKASDETGRSVGILADLQGPKIRLGRFSEGPVLLERGDEFTITVEEGVEGDRQTCGTTYDGLADDVTPGERILVDDGKVTLEVTAVDGPRVTTTVVEGGMVSDHKGLNLPGVAVSVPALSDKDEADLRWALRSGFDVIALSFVRSGRDIEAVHRIMDEEGRRLPVIAKVEKPQAVEAIDDIVAAFDAIMVARGDLGVEMPLEQVPIVQKRAIKLAKRNAKPVIVATQMLDSMIDNSRPTRAEASDVANAVIDGTDAVMLSGETSVGKYPIETVRTMGRIVEAAEEDILAKGLPPLTERNKPRTQGGAVARAAAEMGDFLGAKFLVAFTQSGDTVRRLSRYRSPIPLLAFTPDRSTRSQLNLTWGVETFLGPHVESTDAMVRQVDELLLKYGRCEKGDVVVITAGSPPGVAGSTNLVRIHHIGEDDSPK; this is encoded by the coding sequence ATGCGCCGAGCAAAAATCGTCTGCACCCTGGGCCCCGCCACCGACTCGTACGACCAGATCAAGGCACTGGTCGAAGCCGGAATGGACGTAGCCCGCTTCAACCTCAGCCACGGCACGTACGCCGAGCACGAGGAGCGCTACCAGCGCGTACGGAAGGCCTCCGACGAGACGGGCCGCAGCGTCGGCATCCTCGCCGACCTTCAAGGCCCGAAGATCCGCCTCGGCCGCTTCAGCGAAGGACCCGTACTCCTCGAACGGGGCGACGAGTTCACCATCACCGTCGAAGAGGGCGTCGAGGGCGACCGCCAGACCTGCGGCACGACCTACGACGGCCTCGCCGACGACGTCACCCCCGGCGAGCGCATCCTCGTCGACGACGGCAAAGTGACCCTGGAGGTCACCGCGGTCGACGGGCCCCGCGTCACCACCACCGTGGTCGAGGGCGGCATGGTCTCCGACCACAAGGGACTCAACCTCCCCGGCGTCGCCGTCTCCGTCCCCGCCCTCTCCGACAAGGACGAGGCAGACCTGCGCTGGGCCCTGCGTTCAGGATTCGACGTCATCGCCCTCTCCTTCGTCCGCAGCGGACGCGACATCGAGGCCGTGCACCGCATCATGGACGAGGAAGGCCGCCGCCTCCCCGTCATCGCCAAAGTGGAGAAGCCACAGGCCGTCGAGGCCATCGACGACATCGTCGCCGCCTTCGACGCGATCATGGTCGCCCGCGGCGACCTCGGCGTCGAGATGCCCCTCGAACAGGTGCCGATCGTCCAGAAACGCGCCATCAAGCTCGCCAAACGGAACGCGAAGCCCGTCATCGTCGCGACCCAGATGCTCGACTCGATGATCGACAACTCCCGCCCCACCCGCGCCGAAGCCTCCGACGTCGCGAACGCCGTCATCGACGGCACCGACGCCGTGATGCTCTCCGGCGAGACCAGCGTCGGCAAGTACCCCATCGAGACGGTCCGCACGATGGGCCGCATCGTCGAGGCAGCCGAGGAAGACATCCTCGCCAAGGGCCTCCCGCCGCTCACCGAGCGGAACAAGCCCCGCACACAGGGCGGCGCCGTGGCCCGCGCAGCGGCCGAGATGGGCGACTTCCTCGGCGCCAAATTCCTCGTCGCCTTCACCCAGTCCGGCGACACCGTCCGCCGCCTCTCCCGCTACCGCTCACCCATCCCGCTGCTCGCCTTCACCCCGGACCGGTCCACCCGCTCCCAGCTCAACCTCACCTGGGGCGTGGAGACCTTCCTCGGCCCGCACGTCGAGTCCACCGACGCCATGGTCCGCCAGGTCGACGAGCTCCTCCTCAAATACGGGCGCTGCGAGAAGGGCGACGTGGTGGTCATCACCGCGGGCTCCCCGCCCGGAGTCGCGGGCTCCACCAACCTCGTACGCATCCACCACATCGGCGAGGACGACAGCCCCAAGTAA
- a CDS encoding alkyl/aryl-sulfatase produces MTPLNRRSFVAAAAGAAAAAVAMNPHTASAVDRDGTSKGGDDFADADKGFIAALAPGVVKNAKGQVVWDADAYDFLKKDAPRSAHKSLWRQSQLVSKQGLYKVTERVYQVRGLDLSNMTIIEGDTGVVVIDPLISAETAAAALKLYRAHRGDKKVTGLVYTHPHVDHFGGCRGVLPDGAEDGVPILAPDGFMEHAVSENVYAGTAMQRRSGYMYGALLPKSPVGQIGCGLGQTVSLGSIGLIPPTKDITETGQVETVDGVRFEFQMTPGTEAPAEMNFVLPELRAVCMAENATHTMHNIITLRGAQVRDARQWAHYLNESVVLFDGRVDVAFASHHWPTWGGETIVELLEQQRDLYAYMHDQTLRMINAGMTGREIAEEIELPPALAGVWANRGYYGSLSHNVKGIYQRYMGWFDGNPAHLWEHPPVEEAKRYVKAMGGRTATVAKAKAFAGSGDLRFAVTLLNHVVFADPGHKAAKSELAKLYVMLGQASENAVWRNFYLTGAQELREGVQDSPTSVASADMLMALSVDQLIDSVAVRVNGPKAWDLKLRMDWSLPALGKTWHLTLRNGVLTYRSDTKKDPDAGVTLTMTKPQLLAMLGGKGLGDIKVEGDAKLLAELLGVVDKPDPNFAIVTP; encoded by the coding sequence ATGACTCCCTTGAACCGGCGCAGCTTCGTCGCCGCTGCCGCGGGTGCTGCCGCGGCAGCCGTGGCCATGAACCCGCACACCGCTTCCGCAGTCGACCGCGACGGCACCAGCAAGGGCGGGGACGACTTCGCCGATGCCGACAAGGGGTTCATCGCCGCCCTCGCCCCTGGGGTCGTGAAGAATGCCAAGGGGCAGGTCGTCTGGGACGCCGACGCGTATGACTTCCTCAAGAAGGACGCACCCAGGTCCGCGCACAAGAGTCTGTGGCGGCAGTCGCAGCTCGTGTCGAAGCAGGGGCTCTACAAGGTCACTGAGCGTGTCTATCAGGTGCGTGGGCTTGATCTGTCGAACATGACGATCATCGAGGGCGACACCGGTGTCGTCGTCATCGATCCGCTGATTTCCGCGGAGACCGCGGCCGCCGCGCTCAAGCTGTACCGCGCGCACCGTGGCGACAAGAAGGTCACCGGGCTCGTCTACACCCATCCGCACGTCGATCACTTCGGCGGCTGCCGCGGCGTGCTACCGGACGGGGCCGAGGACGGCGTACCGATCCTCGCGCCCGACGGGTTCATGGAGCACGCCGTCTCCGAGAACGTCTACGCCGGTACGGCGATGCAGCGGCGCTCGGGGTACATGTACGGCGCGCTGCTGCCCAAGTCGCCTGTGGGGCAGATTGGTTGTGGGCTCGGGCAGACCGTGTCCCTGGGGTCGATCGGGTTGATTCCGCCGACCAAGGACATCACCGAGACGGGTCAGGTCGAGACGGTCGACGGGGTGAGGTTCGAGTTCCAGATGACGCCGGGGACCGAGGCCCCCGCCGAGATGAATTTCGTGCTGCCGGAGTTGCGTGCCGTCTGTATGGCGGAGAACGCGACCCACACGATGCACAACATCATCACGCTGCGCGGCGCGCAGGTGCGGGACGCCCGGCAGTGGGCGCACTACCTGAACGAGTCGGTGGTCCTCTTCGACGGGCGGGTGGATGTCGCCTTTGCCTCGCATCACTGGCCGACGTGGGGCGGGGAGACGATCGTGGAGTTGCTTGAGCAGCAGCGGGATCTGTACGCGTACATGCATGACCAGACGTTGCGGATGATCAATGCGGGGATGACGGGGCGGGAGATCGCCGAGGAGATCGAGTTGCCGCCCGCGCTGGCCGGCGTATGGGCGAACCGTGGGTACTACGGGTCGCTGAGCCATAACGTGAAGGGCATTTATCAGCGGTACATGGGCTGGTTCGACGGTAATCCCGCGCATCTGTGGGAGCATCCGCCGGTCGAGGAGGCCAAGCGGTATGTGAAGGCCATGGGGGGCCGTACGGCGACGGTCGCGAAGGCCAAGGCGTTCGCGGGCAGCGGTGATCTGCGGTTCGCGGTGACGCTGCTCAATCACGTCGTGTTCGCGGACCCCGGGCATAAGGCCGCCAAGTCCGAACTCGCCAAGCTCTACGTCATGTTGGGGCAAGCCTCGGAGAACGCCGTGTGGCGCAACTTCTATCTGACGGGCGCCCAGGAGCTGCGCGAAGGCGTGCAGGACTCCCCCACCTCCGTGGCGAGTGCGGACATGCTGATGGCACTCTCCGTGGACCAATTGATCGACTCGGTGGCTGTCCGCGTGAACGGTCCGAAGGCGTGGGACCTGAAGCTGCGCATGGACTGGAGCCTTCCGGCCCTGGGCAAGACCTGGCATCTGACGTTGCGGAACGGCGTGTTGACCTACCGCAGCGACACGAAGAAGGACCCGGACGCGGGCGTCACCCTGACGATGACCAAGCCTCAGCTGCTCGCGATGCTGGGCGGCAAGGGGCTCGGTGACATCAAGGTCGAGGGGGACGCGAAACTCCTCGCCGAGCTGCTCGGCGTGGTGGACAAGCCGGACCCGAATTTCGCGATCGTGACGCCCTAG
- a CDS encoding transcriptional regulator codes for MYDIGMRKRALVLVGQGRSLNSVSKETGISRAAIRSWQTRVEPLDWMNRAAPCPRCCDVPRKPEDSAAYSYLLGLYLGDGCISFQRRGVHSLRIACADAWPGLIEACASAIQSVRPDNQVCRVQSEGCQYVTCWSKHWPCLFPQHGPGKKHERVIALELWQQEIVDAHPWEFIRGLIHSDGCRITNWTTRIVAGERKRYEYPRYFFTNLSGDIIQLFTDTLDRVSVEWKAANHRNISVARKASVALMDTHVGPKY; via the coding sequence ATGTACGACATCGGCATGCGAAAGCGAGCCCTGGTGCTGGTCGGGCAAGGCCGCAGCCTGAACTCCGTCAGCAAGGAAACCGGCATATCGCGCGCTGCGATCCGCTCCTGGCAGACCCGCGTCGAACCGCTCGACTGGATGAATCGGGCGGCTCCGTGTCCGAGGTGCTGCGACGTTCCCAGAAAGCCCGAAGACTCGGCCGCCTACTCCTACTTGCTCGGCCTCTACCTCGGCGACGGCTGCATCAGCTTCCAGAGGCGAGGTGTCCACTCCCTGCGGATCGCGTGCGCCGACGCGTGGCCCGGTCTCATCGAAGCCTGCGCCAGCGCCATCCAGTCAGTACGTCCGGACAACCAGGTCTGCCGCGTCCAGAGCGAGGGCTGCCAGTACGTCACCTGCTGGAGCAAGCACTGGCCCTGTCTCTTCCCCCAACACGGACCCGGCAAGAAGCACGAGCGCGTCATCGCCCTCGAACTGTGGCAGCAGGAGATCGTCGACGCCCACCCCTGGGAGTTCATCCGCGGCCTCATCCACTCCGACGGCTGCCGGATCACCAACTGGACCACCCGCATCGTCGCCGGTGAGCGCAAGCGCTACGAGTATCCCCGGTACTTCTTCACCAATCTGTCAGGCGACATCATCCAGCTCTTCACCGACACCCTGGACAGGGTCAGCGTCGAATGGAAGGCGGCGAACCACCGCAACATCTCCGTCGCCCGCAAAGCCTCAGTAGCCCTCATGGACACCCACGTAGGCCCCAAGTACTGA
- a CDS encoding response regulator — translation MTSPESPQPVADDDDKSHVPPLTTRVVIAEDEALIRLDLKEMLEEEGYTVVGEAGDGEKAVELAREHKPDLVILDVKMPVMDGISAAEKIAEESIAPVLMLTAFSQRDLVERARDAGAMAYLVKPFSKTDVVPAIEMAVSRFAELKTLESEVADLTLRLETRKLVDRAKSILQTEYGLTEPAAFRWIQKTSMDRRLSMQQVAEAVIEDADEKKAAKGQ, via the coding sequence GTGACTTCCCCCGAGTCGCCCCAGCCCGTAGCCGATGACGACGACAAGTCGCACGTGCCTCCGCTGACGACCCGTGTCGTCATCGCCGAGGACGAGGCTCTCATCCGGCTCGACCTCAAGGAGATGCTCGAGGAGGAGGGTTACACCGTCGTCGGCGAGGCCGGTGACGGCGAGAAGGCCGTCGAGCTGGCCCGCGAGCACAAGCCGGACCTGGTGATCCTTGACGTGAAGATGCCCGTCATGGACGGCATCTCGGCGGCCGAGAAGATCGCTGAGGAGTCCATTGCCCCGGTGCTGATGCTGACCGCGTTCTCGCAGCGTGACCTGGTCGAGCGGGCCAGGGACGCGGGCGCGATGGCGTACCTCGTGAAGCCCTTCAGCAAGACCGACGTGGTGCCGGCGATCGAGATGGCCGTCTCGCGTTTCGCGGAGCTGAAGACGCTGGAGAGTGAGGTCGCGGACCTCACGCTGCGGCTGGAGACGCGGAAGCTGGTGGACCGTGCGAAGTCGATTCTGCAGACGGAGTACGGCCTGACGGAGCCCGCCGCGTTCCGGTGGATCCAGAAGACGTCGATGGACCGGCGTCTGTCGATGCAGCAGGTAGCGGAGGCGGTCATCGAGGACGCCGACGAGAAGAAGGCGGCGAAGGGGCAGTAG
- a CDS encoding ABC transporter ATP-binding protein, giving the protein MTALLEVEDLKVAYGKIEAVKGISFKVEAGEVVTLIGTNGAGKTTTLRTLSGLLKPVGGSIKFNGKALRKYRADQIVALGLAHSPEGRHIFPRMTIENNLRLGAYLRSDKAAIEKDIARAYELFPILGERRKQAAGTLSGGEQQMLAMGRALMSQPKLLMLDEPSMGLSPIMMQKIMATIAELKSQGTTILLVEQNAQAALSLADHGHVMEVGKIVLSGTGNDLLHDESVRKAYLGED; this is encoded by the coding sequence ATGACCGCACTGCTCGAAGTCGAGGACCTCAAGGTCGCCTACGGCAAGATCGAAGCCGTCAAGGGCATCTCCTTCAAGGTCGAGGCCGGCGAGGTCGTCACGCTGATCGGCACGAACGGCGCAGGCAAGACCACCACACTGCGCACGCTCTCCGGACTGCTCAAGCCAGTCGGCGGCTCCATCAAATTCAACGGGAAAGCACTGCGGAAATACCGCGCCGACCAGATTGTCGCCCTCGGCCTCGCACACTCCCCCGAGGGCCGCCACATCTTCCCGCGCATGACGATCGAGAACAATCTGCGCCTCGGCGCATACCTGCGCAGCGACAAGGCCGCCATCGAAAAGGACATCGCGCGCGCCTACGAGCTCTTCCCCATTCTCGGGGAACGCAGAAAGCAGGCGGCAGGCACACTCTCCGGCGGCGAGCAGCAAATGCTCGCCATGGGGCGCGCCCTCATGTCCCAGCCGAAACTGCTCATGCTCGACGAACCCTCCATGGGCCTTTCGCCGATCATGATGCAGAAGATCATGGCGACCATCGCCGAGCTGAAATCCCAGGGCACCACGATTCTGCTCGTCGAACAGAACGCCCAGGCGGCGCTCTCGCTCGCCGACCACGGTCATGTCATGGAAGTCGGCAAGATCGTCCTCTCCGGCACGGGGAACGACCTGCTGCACGACGAGTCCGTGCGCAAGGCGTACCTCGGCGAGGACTAG
- a CDS encoding ABC transporter ATP-binding protein, giving the protein MTTDTTTSKDSPAATPAGETVLDAKGVTMRFGGLTAVRSVDLTVNSGEIVGLIGPNGAGKTTFFNCLTGLYIPTEGEVRYKGKVLPSKSFKVTAAGVARTFQNIRLFANMTVLENVLVGRHTRTKEGLWSALLRGPGFHKAEAKSKARALELLEFVGLAEKAEHLSRNLPYGEQRKLEIARALASEPGLLLLDEPTAGMNPQETRATEELVLAIRDMGIAVLVIEHDMRFIFNLCDRVAVLVQGEKLVEGDSETVQQDDRVIAAYLGEPFEGAPGSTEADATGDEETSR; this is encoded by the coding sequence ATGACCACCGACACCACCACCAGCAAGGACAGCCCCGCCGCGACACCCGCCGGGGAGACCGTCCTGGACGCCAAGGGCGTCACGATGCGGTTCGGCGGCCTCACCGCCGTACGCTCCGTCGACCTCACCGTCAACAGCGGCGAGATCGTCGGCCTCATCGGCCCCAACGGCGCGGGCAAGACCACCTTCTTCAACTGCCTCACCGGCCTCTACATCCCCACCGAGGGAGAGGTCCGGTACAAGGGCAAGGTCCTGCCCAGCAAATCCTTCAAGGTCACCGCGGCCGGCGTGGCCCGCACCTTCCAGAACATCCGCCTCTTCGCCAACATGACGGTCCTCGAGAACGTCCTCGTCGGCCGCCACACACGGACCAAGGAAGGCCTCTGGTCCGCCCTCCTGCGCGGCCCCGGCTTCCACAAGGCCGAGGCCAAGTCCAAAGCCCGCGCCCTGGAACTCCTGGAGTTCGTCGGCCTCGCCGAGAAGGCGGAACACCTCTCCCGCAACCTCCCCTACGGCGAACAGCGCAAGCTGGAGATCGCCAGGGCACTCGCGAGCGAGCCCGGCCTGCTCCTCCTGGACGAGCCCACCGCCGGCATGAACCCGCAGGAGACCCGCGCCACCGAGGAACTCGTCCTCGCCATCCGGGACATGGGCATCGCCGTCCTCGTCATCGAGCACGACATGCGCTTCATCTTCAACCTGTGCGACCGCGTGGCCGTACTCGTCCAAGGCGAGAAACTCGTCGAGGGCGACAGTGAAACCGTCCAACAGGACGACCGCGTCATCGCCGCCTACCTGGGCGAACCCTTCGAAGGTGCCCCCGGCAGCACGGAAGCCGACGCGACGGGCGACGAGGAGACCAGCCGATGA
- a CDS encoding branched-chain amino acid ABC transporter permease codes for MTTQTTAADAPTPKQNHTTTGLIAIPEGPARALATGGGILTIVSTFMAWTWTAAFPGDLTVYGYPGGLQVLVLIAGILTTVFGLASYGIKGVRALAPAGADAALKYAALAAFATTWYTIISISYQLGGLANLEPGGWVAAIATLGAFVGALALPFKRPHTYAVDSEDSGSEQFKHRMRNGMTIFKGAFAAEAPHTARKLPNYVEILVIVAALAVGLLVFTYGIGTEYDELFIGFLVTVAFSFAALSKAGLVAQVSTYTARHRHVTLTGAFLAAAAFPFTQSDDQYATIGVYILIFATVALGLNIVVGLAGLLDLGYVAFLGVGAYAASMVSGSPSSPFDVHLPFWGAILVGAGASLVFGVLIGAPTLRLRGDYLAIVTLGFGEIFRLVAMNSDGTSGPDITNGSNGISSIPNLKILGFDLGVEHTIAGFTIGRFANYFFLMLLITLVVVLVFKRSEDSRIGRAWVAIREDETAALAMGINGFRVKLIAFALGASLAGLAGTVQAHVTYTVTPEQYQFANTVPPNSAFLLAAVVLGGMGTISGPLVGAALLYLIPSKLSFLGDYQLFAFGLALVLLMRFRPEGLIPNRRRQLEFHEAELAPGDTPPPTVLSKTGA; via the coding sequence ATGACCACACAGACCACCGCGGCCGACGCGCCCACCCCCAAGCAGAACCACACCACCACCGGCCTCATCGCCATCCCCGAGGGCCCCGCCCGCGCACTGGCCACCGGCGGCGGCATCCTCACCATCGTCTCCACGTTCATGGCATGGACCTGGACCGCCGCGTTCCCCGGCGACCTCACCGTCTACGGCTACCCCGGCGGCCTCCAGGTGCTCGTCCTGATCGCCGGCATCCTCACCACGGTCTTCGGCCTCGCCTCCTACGGCATCAAGGGTGTACGGGCGCTCGCCCCCGCCGGAGCCGACGCCGCCCTGAAATACGCGGCACTCGCCGCCTTCGCCACCACCTGGTACACGATCATCTCGATCAGCTACCAGCTCGGCGGACTCGCCAACCTGGAACCCGGCGGCTGGGTCGCCGCCATCGCCACCCTCGGCGCCTTCGTCGGCGCCCTCGCCCTGCCCTTCAAACGACCGCACACCTACGCGGTCGACAGCGAGGACAGCGGCAGCGAGCAGTTCAAGCACCGCATGCGCAACGGCATGACCATCTTCAAGGGCGCCTTCGCCGCCGAAGCCCCGCACACCGCGCGCAAGCTCCCCAACTACGTCGAGATCCTGGTCATCGTCGCCGCGCTCGCCGTGGGCCTGCTGGTCTTCACCTACGGCATCGGCACCGAGTACGACGAACTCTTCATCGGCTTCCTGGTCACCGTCGCGTTCAGCTTCGCCGCACTGTCCAAGGCGGGCCTCGTCGCACAGGTCTCCACGTACACCGCACGGCACCGACACGTCACACTCACCGGCGCCTTCCTCGCCGCCGCGGCCTTCCCGTTCACCCAGAGCGACGACCAATACGCCACCATCGGCGTCTACATCCTCATCTTCGCCACCGTCGCACTCGGCCTGAACATCGTCGTCGGCCTCGCCGGCCTCCTCGACCTCGGATACGTCGCCTTCCTCGGCGTCGGCGCCTACGCGGCATCCATGGTCTCCGGCTCACCGTCCTCGCCCTTCGACGTCCACCTGCCGTTCTGGGGCGCGATCCTCGTCGGCGCCGGCGCATCACTGGTCTTCGGCGTGCTCATCGGCGCACCGACCCTGCGACTGCGCGGCGACTACCTCGCCATCGTCACCCTCGGCTTCGGAGAGATCTTCCGGCTCGTCGCCATGAACTCCGACGGCACCTCGGGCCCGGACATCACCAACGGCTCCAACGGCATCTCCTCGATCCCGAACCTGAAGATCCTCGGCTTCGACCTCGGCGTCGAGCACACCATCGCCGGCTTCACCATCGGGCGCTTCGCGAACTACTTCTTCCTGATGCTGCTCATCACCCTCGTCGTCGTGCTCGTCTTCAAGCGCAGCGAGGACTCCCGCATCGGGCGCGCCTGGGTCGCCATCCGCGAGGACGAGACCGCCGCGCTAGCCATGGGCATCAACGGCTTCCGCGTGAAGCTCATCGCCTTCGCGCTCGGCGCCTCGCTCGCCGGACTCGCAGGCACCGTGCAGGCACACGTGACGTACACGGTCACACCCGAGCAGTACCAATTCGCCAACACCGTCCCGCCCAACTCCGCCTTCCTGCTCGCCGCCGTCGTCCTCGGCGGCATGGGCACCATCAGCGGACCCCTGGTCGGCGCGGCACTGCTCTACCTCATCCCGAGCAAGCTGTCGTTCCTCGGCGACTACCAGCTCTTCGCCTTCGGCCTCGCACTCGTACTGCTCATGCGCTTCCGCCCCGAAGGCCTCATCCCCAACCGCCGCCGCCAGCTCGAATTCCACGAGGCCGAACTGGCCCCAGGCGACACGCCGCCACCCACAGTCCTCAGCAAGACAGGGGCCTGA
- a CDS encoding branched-chain amino acid ABC transporter permease — protein MHELPQQLVNGLLLGSMYGLIAIGYTMVYGIVQLINFAHGEIFMVGGFGALTVWLWLPGGTSMWLALPLMLIGAVVVSTLIAVGAERFAYRPLRGAPRLAPLITAIGLSLALQQAVWAWYPNAKSSRTFPEMPGDSIHLGSITIQPGDIFLLITAPICMFALGWFVMKTRVGRGMQATAQDPDTAKLMGVNTDRVIVVAFAIGAAFAGIAAVAYGFRYGEVQFRMGFLWGLKAFTAAVLGGIGNIYGAMIGGLVLGIAEAMATAYMNDIPGMSQLGGQSWADVWAFVLLIVVLLVRPQGLLGERVADRA, from the coding sequence GTGCACGAACTGCCGCAACAGCTGGTCAACGGCCTGCTACTGGGATCCATGTACGGCCTGATCGCCATCGGCTACACAATGGTCTACGGCATCGTCCAGCTCATCAACTTCGCCCACGGCGAGATCTTCATGGTCGGCGGCTTCGGCGCCCTCACCGTCTGGCTGTGGCTGCCCGGCGGAACCAGCATGTGGCTCGCACTGCCACTGATGCTCATAGGCGCCGTCGTCGTCTCCACCCTCATAGCGGTCGGAGCCGAACGCTTCGCCTACCGCCCCCTGCGCGGCGCACCCCGCCTCGCACCCCTCATCACCGCCATCGGCCTCTCGCTCGCGCTGCAGCAGGCCGTCTGGGCCTGGTACCCCAACGCGAAATCGTCCCGCACCTTCCCCGAGATGCCCGGCGACTCCATCCACCTCGGGTCCATCACCATCCAGCCCGGCGACATCTTCCTGCTGATCACCGCCCCGATCTGCATGTTCGCCCTCGGCTGGTTCGTGATGAAAACCCGCGTCGGACGCGGCATGCAGGCCACCGCACAGGACCCCGACACCGCCAAGCTCATGGGCGTCAACACCGACCGCGTCATCGTCGTGGCCTTCGCCATCGGCGCCGCCTTCGCCGGCATCGCCGCCGTCGCCTACGGATTCCGCTACGGAGAAGTCCAGTTCCGCATGGGCTTCCTCTGGGGCCTCAAGGCCTTCACCGCCGCCGTACTCGGAGGCATCGGCAACATCTACGGCGCCATGATCGGCGGCCTCGTCCTCGGCATCGCCGAAGCCATGGCCACCGCCTACATGAACGACATCCCCGGCATGAGCCAGCTCGGCGGGCAGTCCTGGGCCGACGTCTGGGCCTTCGTACTCCTCATCGTCGTACTCCTCGTCAGGCCACAAGGTCTCCTTGGCGAGCGCGTCGCGGACAGGGCGTGA
- a CDS encoding branched-chain amino acid ABC transporter substrate-binding protein, whose translation MRQRSLIAITAALTAGALTLTACGSRDDKDKDDAGGGGTTVVIGVDAPLTGDLSALGLGIRNSVQLAAKQANEKEVVDGITFKVEAADDQGQPASGQTNATKFVANKEILGAVGPLNSSVGESMQKVFDDAKLVQVSPANTNPAMTQGQDWNGGKKVRPYKAYFRTATTDAIQGPFAAQYLYNKAKKKKVFVVDDKKTYGAGLAATFKDEFTKLGGKVAGTEHVNPDTKDFGAVATKIKNSDADVVYYGGEYPAAGPLSKQMKKAGAKIPLVGGDGIYSADFVKLAGKEGKGDYATSVGQPVEELPSAKEFIANYKKAGYKEAYEAYGGYSYDSAWAIIEAVKKVVDDNDGKLPDDARAKIVDAMQGVSFDGVTGKVSFDKYGDATNKQLTVYQVKSTEDPAKGWKPVESGTFTG comes from the coding sequence GTGCGTCAACGTTCGCTCATAGCCATCACCGCTGCACTCACCGCGGGGGCACTCACCCTCACCGCCTGTGGCTCACGCGACGACAAGGACAAGGATGACGCCGGGGGCGGCGGCACCACCGTGGTCATCGGCGTCGACGCGCCACTGACCGGCGACCTGTCCGCGCTGGGCCTCGGCATCCGCAACTCCGTGCAGCTCGCCGCCAAACAGGCCAACGAGAAAGAGGTCGTCGACGGCATCACCTTCAAGGTGGAGGCCGCAGACGACCAGGGGCAGCCCGCCTCCGGCCAGACCAACGCCACCAAGTTCGTCGCCAACAAGGAAATCCTCGGCGCCGTCGGCCCCCTGAACTCCTCCGTCGGCGAGTCGATGCAGAAGGTCTTCGACGACGCGAAGCTCGTCCAGGTCTCCCCCGCCAACACCAACCCGGCCATGACCCAGGGCCAGGACTGGAACGGCGGCAAGAAGGTGCGCCCGTACAAGGCCTACTTCCGTACGGCCACCACGGACGCCATCCAGGGCCCGTTCGCCGCGCAGTACCTGTACAACAAGGCGAAGAAGAAGAAGGTCTTCGTCGTCGACGACAAGAAGACCTACGGTGCCGGCCTCGCCGCCACCTTCAAGGACGAGTTCACCAAGCTCGGCGGCAAGGTCGCAGGCACCGAGCACGTGAACCCGGACACGAAGGACTTCGGCGCCGTCGCCACCAAGATCAAGAACTCTGACGCGGACGTCGTCTACTACGGCGGCGAGTACCCCGCGGCAGGCCCGCTCAGCAAGCAGATGAAGAAGGCCGGGGCCAAGATCCCGCTCGTCGGCGGCGACGGCATCTACAGCGCCGACTTCGTCAAGCTCGCCGGCAAGGAAGGCAAGGGCGACTACGCCACCTCCGTCGGCCAGCCCGTCGAGGAACTGCCGTCCGCCAAGGAGTTCATCGCGAACTACAAGAAGGCCGGCTACAAGGAGGCCTACGAGGCCTACGGCGGCTACTCCTACGACTCCGCCTGGGCGATCATCGAAGCGGTCAAGAAGGTCGTCGACGACAACGACGGCAAGCTGCCCGACGACGCCCGCGCCAAGATCGTCGACGCCATGCAGGGCGTCTCGTTCGACGGCGTGACCGGCAAGGTCTCCTTCGACAAGTACGGCGACGCCACCAACAAGCAACTCACCGTGTACCAGGTGAAGTCCACCGAGGACCCGGCCAAGGGCTGGAAGCCGGTCGAATCCGGCACGTTCACCGGCTGA